cacacagctagttaatGATTGTGTCAGGACTGGAACTCAAGGCAATGAAACTCAAGCCCCAGCTCTCAATCTCAATTTTATATAGCTTCATAAGTTCCATAActtatttctcagttttcttaccttAAAAATTGAACAAATAATTGTACCTCATTGGGTGGTTGAAGCAGCaacacaataaatattagcttcCTTTCACTGGAACTGTGGAATTGCTAAATCAGTTTGAATCAAGACCTTTGGTAGAAACAAGTGAACATTATAGGTAATGCCCTGAATTTCATCCTCGGTTTTTCCAAGTAATTATAGGCTTCCCAATGACCCAGGTGCTTCTTGGTTGCAGATTTGAGTCCCCTACGGAGAGCAGGCTTCAGAAATGCCTTCGTTGGTCCTTAGCAATTTGAACACCTTTGCTGTGAGGGATTGAGGACTTTTAAAAGAGCACTTCTCACATTTTGTTGACAATAGCTTCTTCCTTTACAAATAGAAACAATTGTGTAAATTTACATTTGTATCAATCTGAGCAGGGTTAGCTGTGTATTAACTTGGGGCAAGGAAAACTTAAGTCTAGAAAGGGAAATTGTCTTTAGTTTAACAAAGGAGAGGAAATTTACTCCTACTCCCCACCAAGAAGAAGAATGGACAAAGAAAGTACAAATGACCTATAGCCACATTGCTAAacccctttctcctttccacaACAAACGATCAACATCCAGTGACAATATTGTGatgttgattttgttttaaactgGTGTATCAtcaattttcatttatgtttttctcttttcacatcAGGTGAGATAAAGCCAATGAATGTGTACTTTTGATGAATCACAATGGCCTTTTTGATCTTTTGCTCTTCCCCTTATTATTCGACTAAGACAACATAGAGCCATTTCCAAAGGTTTacacaaggttttttttttgtttgtttgttttttgttttttgtttttgtttttgtttttttgttttccatgctGTAAGTTGAAAGACCTGAGTACTAGTGTCTGCAATTCCCTTTCTTCTTGATACTGACAAAACAACAGAACTTCTCTtgagctttagtttccttatTTACATTCATCAATTCCACATTTGTCAAGCACTCCTTATGTAGCAAACACTGTGTTGTTGGGAGTTGTGCAAAAGAGTATAATAATGCTGCCCTATTTACCCCCACAAAATCACTGCAAGATGAAGTGTCCAAACACTCGGTCCAGCACCAAAAGTTGATAATTATCTTGTTCTAAGAAGGTCAGGTGAATGAAAGCTCTTTGTAGACTAAGTGTGCTACAGATGCTAGTGATGGGGATGGTGGTAATGAGGAAAATGATGCCGGTGACGATGAAGAGGGGGGATGCTGTGAATAGTATCTATCCAGTGTTAGGAAAGTATTGATGCTACTGCTCTAGATTCATTGCAGATTTCAAAGTGGCAAACAAAACTTTTACGGGCATGGAAATGGAGTAGGAAATGGTAGAcctttttttttgccttgatCTAACAGAAAGTTGCTgcatgtacattatatatatataatgtacattataGCATGTACATTATATAGCATGTACATTAACATTATGTTCAAGTTCTCAAGATCAGATTCCTGGGATATCTCTTCCACATGCAACATTAACATTCTTCTTGACATATTTTATAAAGTGCCAGCCAGAGTGAGACAGAAACTCAGATATCTAAGAGCCTACTGAATTATTTGTAATTCTCGAAGCTGCCAAATGAAATTTATAGGTTGTAATATTTTCAGAGCATCTCACTAAAAATAACAATcccaaggccgggcgtggtggctcacgcctgtaatctcagcactttgggaggctgaggcaggtggatcacgaggtcgagagatcgagaccatcctggccaacacggtgaaatctcatctctactaaaaatataaaaattagtcaggcatggtggtgtgcgcctgtaatcccagctactctggaggctgaggcaagagaatcccttgaacctgggaggcggaacttgcagtgagccgagatcgcaccactacactccggcctggggacagagcaagactccgtctcaaaaaaaataaaataaaaaaaagaagaatcccaGAACTGATTACCTGCCCCTCCACACAGTAGGCATTATTTTTAGTACATTTAGCACTCTTtggcataaaagataaaaatgagacACTTGACACTCACTACTAGTTTGTTCCTTGAGTCAAATAAGACTAAAATCTAGGATTTAGAAAATGTTAttattctcaaaaaaaagaaagaaaatattattattctctcttttttacaCATGATGTTGATACAGCTTCTAAAACAATCCCAAAGTCATTAAACTATCATTCTAAAGTAAACATACTTGAGATTTctgaatttctaaattttatatatatctcatattcaTACTAAAGTCAAGACTTAAGACTCTATAGCCCAATatctatttcactttttaaatgattGGTCTTTGTGGACACAGTCTGATAAGAATCTAAAATAGGCACAGTGGACACCAGGTCTCCAAGATGGCGTCAGTCATACCAGCGAAGGACAAGAAACGTCTGGAGGTCAAACTAGGGGAGCTGCCAAGCTGGATCTTGATGCAGGATCTAGTCATTGCCACAGGGATTCAAAGAGGTTACTACTGGTACTACAACAAATACATCGACGTGAAGAAGGGGAGCATCTCGGGGCTGACCATGGTGCTGGCAGGCTACATGCTCTTCCGCTACTGCCTTTCCTACAAGGAGCTCAAGCACAAGCAGCTACGCAGGTACCAGTGAAGAAGGGGACACGCTCTGCACTCCCCATCATGACCTTCTTGGCCCAAGCCCCTCCATGAGAAGCACAGTCTTGATCGTTGCTGAATCCTTTCATATCCTAATGGGAATTAACCTCCAAATAAAAGATGactggttatatatatatatatatatatatatatgtgtgtgtgtgtgtgtgtgtgtgtgtgtgtgtgtgtatatatatatgtatatatacatatatatatatgagttaaggctaggcacggtggctcacacctgtaatcccagcactttgggaggccaaaatgggtggatcacttgaggacaggagtttgagaccagcctggccaacatgacgaaatcccgtctctaccaaaaaatacaaaaattagccagatgtggtggcgtgcgcctgtagtcctcactactccagaggctgagaggcaggagaatcgtttgaacccaggaagcggaggctgcagtgagccaaggtggtgccactgcattccagcctgggcaacagagcaaaattctgtctcgaaataaataaaaaaaataaaataaaataaaagttaaaaattattagGATAGATGCAAATTCAAATGCTTTGTGTTAGATGGGTGCATTTTCTGttgctgctataataaattaccataaaccaagtggcttaaaataacGCGATTtattcttacagttttggaggtcagaagtccaaaaatCAGTTGTCCAGGCTAAAGTCAAAGTGTTGGCAGGACTGGcttcttctggaggctctgaaggGATAATTCACTTCCTTGACTTTTCTAGTTTCTAGTGGTCCTCTGTATTCCTGGGTTAGTGACCTCCTCCTTCATCTTCAAGGTATGCTTCCATCATCACATCACCttctcatcttctttttttttttttttagatggagtcttactctgtcgcccaggctggagtgcagtggcgcgatctcagctcactgcaacctccgcctcccaggttcaagcaattctcctgcctcaacctcccaagtagctgggactacaggcgtacactactgcacccagctaatttttgtatttttttttttagtagaaacagggtttcaccatattggccaggcttgtctcaaactcctgaccttgtgattcacctgccttggcctcccaaagtgctaggattacaggcatgagccaccacgcctggcccacctTCTAATCTTCTGTAGTCAAATCTTTGATGGGGTTAAGGGCACACCACCCCAAAATATAGCACCTTGGCATCTGAGAAAATAGCAGAACCAGGAAGGTCACTTCACCTTTCACCACCCTTCCTCCATGATGCAAATCATAAAACCTAGGAAGAATTTTCTGATCTTCCCCTGAAGCATGTCATAAGATTCTTACTAAAGAGGTGCCCTCCTTATATCTGGAGGAAAGGAGCTAAGACAGAGATGCCAAGAAGAAACTGAACAAACAGGCCTCACTAATTTCCCctcagtttattaccattaggtCAGATCAGACCCCTTTTATCCGATCATACTTCTGCATGACTGTCCACTCTTTATCAAACCTAAGCACAGAAATACATGGGTTTCTCTCTTCCTTTGGGcctttatcatttcctttttgcttgtttttttttttcagacggagtttcgctcttgttgcccaggctggagtgcaatggcatgatctcggctcaccacaacctccgcctcctgggtccaagtgactctcctgcctctgagtagctgagattacaggcatgtgccaccatgcctgggtaattttgaatttttagtagtgatggggtttctccatgttggccaggctggtcttgacctcctggcctcaggtgatctgcctgccttggcctcctaaagagctgggattacaggcgtgagccaccgtgcctg
The nucleotide sequence above comes from Pongo pygmaeus isolate AG05252 chromosome 13, NHGRI_mPonPyg2-v2.0_pri, whole genome shotgun sequence. Encoded proteins:
- the LOC129043484 gene encoding ATP synthase subunit f, mitochondrial-like, translated to MASVIPAKDKKRLEVKLGELPSWILMQDLVIATGIQRGYYWYYNKYIDVKKGSISGLTMVLAGYMLFRYCLSYKELKHKQLRRYQ